The following DNA comes from Thunnus thynnus chromosome 3, fThuThy2.1, whole genome shotgun sequence.
CCATATCAGGTCCACATACAGGCCTACACAGTGGCACAATGAACTTCAGTGATAACATCCATTCTCACACCATGTTTCTAAACAGCAGAGCATCCCTCCTGCTATGCGCGTTCTCAGGTGCGCTCCAAACCTATGATCTCATCCTTCACCAATGCGCGCCCCCTCACCTTCAGCCCCCTGATCTCGTTCAAGTGCAACTGGAGGCTGCGATTGACCTCTCGGATGAGATTCCCATGGTCCAGAATCACGCTCATCTTGTCGGCCTCAGACCGCCTCAGCCGCCGCACCAGATCCTCCTTGGTCCACTTGAGCAGTTCCTCGTCAGTCAGACCGGAGATGTCCTCCGCCGGACTTTCAGTCTTTGCTATCGACAGCTGGAGCTGGGGCTGGGGCGGCGGAGTCGCTTTCTCCATTGGCACAGCTCCTCCGGCACCGACAAAGGGCAGAAAATACTCAGAGGCTCGTTGACAACCTCTGCTCGCATCCGCTCCCCGGTCGACTTGTGGTAAACGATTACCGTTTGGAAATCAGTCGCATAGTTTGGCCTTTTCTGTTGCTCCCGACACTTCCACTCTCTGCTAGAGCAACAGCTGACGATGCCGGCTGAGTGCGATACAGCGGAGAGGATGCTGTGCTGTCTATCACTGCAACATCCTCACAGCCGAGATGGACTGTGTGCAGCAGCCGACTGACAGTGTGAGTTTTCGTATCGGTTTAATATCCAAATTCAGTCCTGAACGCAGTGAAAGTCGGAAAAGCTTCGGCGGGCAGCCGGGGCGCACACCTGCCGCCTGAAGGTTCAGCACACTgcgagagaggaggagagagtcCGCTGTGCCccgcagaaacacacacacatagagagaggGAGCTTTCTCCCTCACCCTGCCTCTCTAGCTCTCCCTCCTGGGGTTTGTGCATCACCAAAAATATAGCGTGTTTGCAGCGCCATCTAATGTTGAGAAGCTGTAATGATGAATTCAGATTCCCTTGACTTTACCACGGGGAAACACAGGTTTCTCTCGGGTGTCTCCTCCTGCTGACGTGACAGCTacattgtgtaaatgtgttggCACAAGCAGGCCTACATGGTTAGCAGTAATAAGCTATATCAGTCAGTGCAAAGCAGTAGTCTAAAAATTCTAAATTCATTGCTGTtcgtttttgttattttaaatttaaacataaagTGTTGTCAGTCCTCTGTAGGATGCCTTTCCATTCTGCTTGTCTTTACTTAAGGACTCCATTACAAACAATGAGCTATAGGCTGCTATAGGGTATTCAGTTTCAAAGAGATGTGCGGTGAAAAGGCACATTGCAGTGGTGATTTCAATCTGAAACTATTGATTGAGTTCATCAGACTTTATCATTAGTCAATGAAATACTACAAAATATAGCCTACTGTGTAATGCGTTTGGACACAGATCGATGATAATGTCCCTGTGTCCAGGTTTGCCAGTtccagcaccatggacagctgCAAATGGGGAGCAACAGGGCCTGATAGACATAATGGAGATATAAAACTGTAGGCTACAACCCTGTAGAAATGCAAGTTACTAGTCGCAACTTCAAGAGGAACGTTCCTTTTGAAATAACTGGGAGAAGGCGGCCTATATCTAGCACCTCTCAGTTATCAACTTATTGGCGACTGTGCCCTCTGTAACTTCAGAAATAAAGATTGCCTCTAGCTAGGCTGAGGGGCAAAAAAAGTCAGATTAACTGTTGCATGTGGTGTTACGCTATAActcaaaatcacacatttgccACTTTGCCAAGTTAAATTAAAGCAGAACAGAATAACTGAACATAGGCAAGGCCTCATCACTACAGAAAATGTGGTTATACTAGTGCAAATGTGAGAAACCTCTGCAAATTTCAACCAACATCTGGCTGGAATAAGGTTCAGCAATACCACAATAGctacacaatgtaaaaaaaacaaaaaaacaaacaaaaaaaaaaaaaaccatataTACTCTGCTACAATCCAAAGTTTGAGTAGTATTTAAGATGATTTGCCTAAATGTTGCCTAgtagagtaaaaagtacaatatccCCCAGAAATATAGTGGAATAGaagtataaagcagcatatgGACTTCTGGAGTGAAGAACGAAGTACATTGTAGTCTACCTAATCTTTAGTAGGCTACAGTAGGCTACTTGAACAAACTGTCCTTGCTCTATACAGTGCGTTAAAGTGATTAGCCTAGCTCTTCACATCGTAGGATTGGCCAGTGGTGAGATAGCAGACAGTGAAAATCACACTGTGTTACATTTTACAAAGACGACTGATGAAAACACCTGATTAACCACTGTCTGAGGCAAGTGTAACGTGGCATTTACCACACTCCATTTCCCATAGGCACCTCTCCCAGTGCGTACGCAGAGCACGCCCTGGTGACGTCATGGAAAAAAGAACCAATAGGAGACGTCTGAACTTAGAGTAACACGTCATTCTAGTAAAGTACAGCAGCCGGCAGATAGGAGTGAGCCCCTCTCCGTCGTCTTCTGTTCTCCTGTACATCCGTCGGCTTTTACCTCCAAATGCTGTaatttgttttcagcagaatagACTGTTTAGCTCTTTGACTAGACCCGAGGCCAACCTGATATAAAAGGTAAGCTCTCGTCTTAATTTTGCTCGAAAGTAGGCCGCCTGTTTTCTGCTTCCATTTATGAAGGGGACAGGAAGTAGGTTAATGCTACATTCCGTTAGCCAGTTTTTCAACGTAGCGTTTATCGAGAGAGCACTGGTGTGTCATTTGGCAACGATGAtgattaaaataacatttgctGTTAATTACATTGGGTTTCTACAACCACCGTGGTTGTTATTCGTGTGTCTCGTTGTGCGACCACACACCGCGAAAACGGTTATATTTGAATGATTTCTGAGTAGAAATGCTGTTCAAGACACACAGCTAACGTTAACTTACTGACCTTCACTGGTGGGTTCATCAGTGATGTTACATGGCCTGTAGCCTGTGTTATACACTTCTAAGTAATCAGGTTCACTATACTGTATGACTTGCTCTAAACAGTGATGTCTGTGTATGATTGAAAGTAAAGGATGACGGTACTTTCCCTCAGAGTGGTACCCCCCATATCATGCCCCACATAACAGTATCACTTCCACTCCCCTTTCTGTAGATATGGCTAGTCAAAGGTCACAAACAAATAGAAAGAAACATTAGATTTGGGGCAGCTGACAATTCTTTTtccattattaattaatctcctcaaggtgatgtcttcaaaatgtttgttttatagtTTAAAACTCTAACTTCCTACAGACATGACAGAGATACGCAGCAACATCCTCACGTTTGAGTAGCTGGGACTATGgaatgttttgtgttcatgCTTGAAAAGTGACAAATAACTATTACAATAattgcagattatttttgtcACCTGACTAATCTGTTACTTATTGCCTAATTGCTTCAGCTCTAAATGGATACTTGAATCACCCAACTAAAGTTATAGTGTGGATAATTCTTTTGTCAGAGGTGTTTTTTAGCTACTGAGAAATTCATCCCCTCTTTTTGTCccttatttgtttatttactaaAAGCAAATCAACAATTTTTAACAATCTGTTGTTGtactagagctgaaatgattagatgattaattgattaggtGAAGTAGGAGATTATACAGTTATAGtatattgacagaaaatgaatcgtcATCTATTATGagagtaatttttcaagcaaaagtgCCAAACATTTCCTTAGTTCCAGTGTCTGTTGTGATAATTTGCTGACTTTCattgtcttatgtgatagtaaactgaatatctttgatcagactgttgatcagacaaaacacatCACCATAATCTGACATtatatagaccaaatgattagttgattaattgaacAGATAATCAGTAGATTAACAGACAATGAGAATAATCAATAGTTGCATCCCTACCTAGTACACAGTTGTCAGGTTTACAGTAGTTTAACTCTCTATGAATTGTATGCCCAGCTGAACAGAAGATTGCAACTTTAGTTTTTGCCGTCTTTTCAAATTCGTCTCATAATATGactgaaatattgttttattgtgtccTGTGATAGCggtgagaaagagggagagtaCACAGTTGCTACAACAGGAGTCCTGGTGATGCTTTGCTTAAGGCGTCATTGATTTTTCACTGACACATGCCAACAAAGGTGGAGCTTAAAATACCTCTGGGATTCCACTACACTGCACTCTTCCTCATCAAAACACGCTGGTCAGGTTTCCTGGTGACAGCTTTGTGCGTCATGCCTTCAAGTATCTACGTCTTATCCTACAAAAGAACACctgtaataaaaaaagcagGTGTTCACTGACAGTAGCCAGTAGAATAGAGCAGGTAGttttagagagacagacaaaaacaggagCGAGTTCAGAGTGTCATAGTGATTATCTCCAGGTCTTCCATTAGACTGACAACCTCACTGGgctctttctctgctgcagctcGGTGATGGCGACCTACCAGGAGTTCATCCAACAGAATGAAGACAGGGACGGGGTGAGATTCAGCTGGAACCTCTGGCCCTCCAGCCGTCTAGAAGCCACCAGGCTTGTGGTCCCAGTCTCCTGCCTCTTCACACCCTTGAAGGAGAGGCCTGACCTGCCCCCGGTCCAATATGAACCAGTGCTGTGCAGCCGTGCCAACTGCAAGGCAGTGCTCAACCCACTGTGGTGagttacacagaaaaacaatgcCCATTCTTACTGATGTGTACTTTTTGCTATCTTTAAGCTGCATAACATTAGATAGCAATAATGTGCGTATTTAGCCTTTATTTTGACGTGGTGGTGTCATTTTGCCATCTTTTACATGGGAATGGTTTAAAAAGCATCTATGAAACTGTCCTTTGCCAACTGTGTTCTTGATATTTTCTAATTTTAGTACTttttgagtaaatgtaaatgaggaTGACTGTAGGTTGCAGTAATTTGaatttgttgctgtgtgtttatttgttgatgCATCAGCTGCTGAGGTCTTAACATTTGTAACTGTAGTACTTCAGTTTTAAGTTGTAGGTGTGGTACAAAAGAACTTGACATACACCTTGTGCAGCCGCCCACTATCGCTCACAGTTACGCTCCCGCCAACTGGATGCAAACCCTAAATAGTTTTGATCCCTCTTTTACAGTCAAGTTGACTTCAGAGCAAAAATATGGGCGTGCAACTTCTGCTTCCAGAGAAACCCGGTAAGTACTGACGTTGACAGGATAATTTTAGAGCTGTATTCGATATTCATAGTTGCCATCACTTTTACAAAACCTGCATAACTACATGTGGACCAGCAACATTCCTTTATTAGGTTGGTTAATCTgattctctctgtgtttctgcagttcCCTCCCTCTTATGCAGGTATATCAGAAGTGAACCAGCCAGCTGAACTCATGCCACAGTTTTCTACCATTGAGTACATAGTGCAGGTAAATACCACACACATGTCTGCACTCTGACCTCAGCCATGTGCATGGAGATTATATGTACTGAAAATGTACTGTGCAAAGGTGAATATTAACGATTTTGGATAATGACCTCCATACGTGAGGAGttcttatatttatttttcagccaGGGgcaaatgtaatatatataataaatgccCATAGTTTTAAGCACAAGTAATTAAAACTTCATACAGCTATAAGATGCATTAGTAATcgaaataatacaaaaacatcCTTGGTTTAGCAACTACAGAGTGCCTGACTGCTATTGTGGCTACTTCATAAATAATGCATATGGTTTTCAGAGTAATATAAGCCGCTGACGGAATCACATTGTCTCTGCGAGTGCAAGctttttcaaaaacatacaTTCACAAACAGCAAACCGAACATTAAACATGAATTCTTTTAAATTCTCTTTGCAGCGCGGACCTCCGACTCCTCTGATCTTCCTCTATGTGGTGGACACATGTTTGGAAGAAGAGGACCTCCAGGCCCTCAAGGAGTCCCTTCAGATGTCGCTCAGCTTGCTTCCACCCAACGCCCTGGTGGGCCTCATCACATTTGGACGCATGGTCCAGGTTCACGAGCTCAGCTGTGAGGGGATCGCCAAGAGCTACGTGTTCAGAGGCACCAAGGATCTCTCCTCCAAACAGATCCAGGTAAAAGGAGGGGGGAAATTAGAGAGATTGATATGGGAACTCTGGGGAAAAGTGATAGTAAATAATTTTTCAGATTCAAAGGACAGTTTTGGTAGAATAAAGTTAATTTTCACATGTATGATGTTTCAAGCTAAGTTGGATGCCACACTGGGAAGACTTAAACTGAACATAGTTGgatttaatattattacaataaaaaatgtttctttttagtTCACTTCAAATCGCCCTCGCTGTATTCTCCCAGGGAATTTGTGCTTTTGAAATCTGTGGAACAAAGCAGCTGAGATCTTTGCCCActatcaatgtgtgtgtgtgttttgtgtgtttcaggagATGCTTGGTTTAAcaaagccagcagcagcaggacagcaAGGACGCCCACCAGCACCTAACGATGCTGCGGCCTCTTGCAGGtatggaggagcagcagcagcatatcCCATGTGTCTTTGTCAGTTAATGGTAGCCATTTCTCCATGTTGAAGAATGCTTTTCTTGTCtaatttgtatgtgtgtgtgtgtgttcatatccAGGTTCCTTCAGCCTGTACACAGAGTGGATATGAATCTGACCGACTTGCTTGGTGAACTTCAGAGAGACCCCTGGCCCGTTCCTCAGGGTAAACGGCCCCTCCGCTCCACCGGTGTTGCACTGTCTGTTGCTGTTGGACTGCTGGAGGTAcaatacacgcacacacacacacactcacagacaataatgtagttataaacTCAACAAATGAATTAGTAGTAATTTATTGAGGAACCTGAACTTTAGCCTCTTCAAGATGACTGTGCCACATGTAACCgttgagaaacacacacactccgtgATGATTATCTTCTGCAGAAACAGTACTTCTGCTTTGTTGGTTCAAAGGCCGATTCCTGTTTGCCTTCTGTCTTTTTCCCTCCATCATCATTATCCTCTCTTCTCCTACTGCTAATCTGTGTGGTTATGTAACTGACTGAGTACAACAGATCATTCCTGCTGTACTCTACTTTAGCAGACAGAAGATGAGGCCTGATTAGAATAAATTTGACTCTTTCAGTGACTTCAGATTCACTGATTCGTTAGGAAGCATTTGACTTGATGAATGGGTCTTTTACGTTTATGGCAGAGCTGCAAAAAGCAGTCAACATCCACTATCAGCTAGTTTAATTGTTCTCAGTGAATGAGTCaactttctcccttttttcttaATGAATCCGTGTTTGCTTCCTATTGAATGTTCACATTATATTAAAAGCTCCTTCCAGGGGCTTTGTGATTACGTGGCCCGGTTCCAAatgtctcagtgtgtctcagaCTTTCCCAGACTCCTGGACTATGGACTTTGTTGTAGTGTTGGCTGAGAGGTTTGCCCTTTTGCTGAGAGTGATTCCCTCAAGGCTCTCATTCAGATTTATTACTCTCTTTACATATTCAGTCACTTGAGGCAGATTTGTTTTAATAGGatggaaaataatttaatcctggataaaataattaagaatttttgtattataattatgttttatttgctgttgtgaACCCTACTTACCCATACTCGGCGCCatcaaatgtctttaaaaaatgtccctttATAGATCACTGGTGCTTTATTTGCACAAGTGATCCTCAGTCTTAGCTTCTTTCCCCGCTGACACTCTTCTTTAAAAGGCAAATTTGAGAACTAGGTCACTAGTACATTAGTGCTCTTTATTCACATCCATGGCCCAAAACAGGGATTTGGGACAAGTACTACAACACAGTACTGACCATTTTACCCACAATGGCGCCAGTTTATGAGCCGTACAGATGTgcaacaggaaattaatatgGATCTAAATAAGTGCATACTGTACACTCACTactttatattgtattattattgtattttttccttAAAGGAGATTTTAGATAATACAAAAGGcaatttgtatgtgttttattgatgcCTTTAAAGCTTTTGATCAtataaatcatgaaaaatgaacaaatcatATCAAAGAGGGTTTCTAGTGAGAATCCTGGTTTTCTGGTATGCTCATCAGACTATGAGAGTTAAATGGGAAAATTCTGTATCTGTTCAGTTCCATGTGAATAATGGAGGTCGAAAGGGCGGTATtttgtctccttctctttttaACATCTATAGGATGATCTGTCAGTGCAGTTAGAAGGATGTGGAACAAGTGTATGGTTGGTAATGTTCTCATTAACCACCTTATGTACACAgatgatttggtgattttctgtcCATGTAGTGCTGGACTTCAACAGTTATTGAGGGTACGCTCACAATATAGTATAGATATCAACATAATATAATGCAAATAAGAGTAATATTATGATTTTCAGaagtaaaagacagaaaatgagtaTTTAAACCATTACATAAACAGTGATCTATCGATGAGACATCTTATCACAACATCTTAGATGACATTTACAGACTGTTGAAAGTTGTATGCACAAGCAAATGTTGGCTCATAAATTTACTGTGAAGTCCTCTCTTTTTAAAGCTGTTACATACTGCCCACCCGCGGTGTTGCTACAGAAAAGGCAGCATGAAGAGACTCATGGTGGCTTATAATGACAGACAGGTTCTTGTCAAGAATGTGGAACCGTTGGTGTTTCATCCTGTATGCAAATGTCTGATCGTTgtgaaatgtctctttttttttgtttttcttcttttctttgttgaatTTTATTGTGCTATGGGCCCCCCATGATCTGTGTCCTTAATAAAGTCTGAATCGAATTGAGTAGAATAGTAGAATAAAATTCTTACCATTTTAAATTGTAACTTGAGCGGAGATATAACGGCACTTGCTGGAACTAAAAAtcaaatcctcctctcctcatcctcaggGTACATTCCCCAACACAGGGGCTCGTGTGATGCTGTTCATCGGAGGGCCCCCCACCCAGGGCCCAGGCATGGTGGTGGGTGATGAACTGAAAACTCCCATCCGCTCCTGGCATGACATCCAGAAGGATAACGCTCGCCACCTGAAGAAAGCCACCAAGGTGAACAAATGCATGAATCCTCTCATACAAATCTTGGCATTTGcaacagtacaaaaaaaaaagactttattaAATTCATATCAGTTTCTTAAAGTGTACTGAGTATATTTCCACTGTTATAAAGctgttgtttcatgtttttgcatgacACAGTACTACGAAGCCATGGCCAACCGTTCAGCAGTAAACGGCCACTGCATTGACATCTACGCCTGTGCTCTAGACCAGACCGGACTGCTGGAGATGAAGTGCTTATCTAATCTCACTGGGTACGTCAGCACTTACTATTAAAACAGTTCAGGGTGTGGGCATCATATTTGTCTAAGTATTATGGATATGCAATTCTTAAAGGATAGTTTAGAATCTTAATGATTTGTTGTGCTGTATTTTCAGGGGCCACATAGTGATGGGAGACTCCTTCAACACCTCTCTGTTCAAACAAACCTTCCAGAGAGTCTTCAACAAAGACTACAACGGAGACTTCCGCATGGCCTTCGGAGGCGTCCTGGAGGTCAAGGTAAAGAAGTGATTGTAGTCATTTATACATACACGAATTTCTAAAATTCCACAATCATCCATATCAGAGCACAGGACAGATTTATACCTACCTCACAAAAGTTGAATTAatatctctctttctgtctgtgtagaCATCAAGGGAGCTGAAGGTGTGCGGGACCATCGGACCTTGTGTTTCACTCAACTCCAAGGGTCCCTGTGTTTCAGAGAATGTGAGTCATTGTCCCCGAAACTGGGACATTCAGATTCCTTGGTTCACACAATAGGTCATCTGAGAGCTGTTCTTTACTGGCATTCACCATAATGTATTCTCTGTTTTGTGTAGGAGATGGGTATTGGCGGCACAAGCCAGTGGAAAGTGTGCAGTATCAACCCCTCCACCACTTTGGCCATTTATTTTGAAGTGGTGaatcaggtaaaaaaaaaaaaaaatgacggGATTACTGTAGGTTGAGTAAGTTAAGTTAAGAGGTTAAGTACAGCTAATCACATCAAGGAGTGAA
Coding sequences within:
- the sec23b gene encoding protein transport protein Sec23B yields the protein MATYQEFIQQNEDRDGVRFSWNLWPSSRLEATRLVVPVSCLFTPLKERPDLPPVQYEPVLCSRANCKAVLNPLCQVDFRAKIWACNFCFQRNPFPPSYAGISEVNQPAELMPQFSTIEYIVQRGPPTPLIFLYVVDTCLEEEDLQALKESLQMSLSLLPPNALVGLITFGRMVQVHELSCEGIAKSYVFRGTKDLSSKQIQEMLGLTKPAAAGQQGRPPAPNDAAASCRFLQPVHRVDMNLTDLLGELQRDPWPVPQGKRPLRSTGVALSVAVGLLEGTFPNTGARVMLFIGGPPTQGPGMVVGDELKTPIRSWHDIQKDNARHLKKATKYYEAMANRSAVNGHCIDIYACALDQTGLLEMKCLSNLTGGHIVMGDSFNTSLFKQTFQRVFNKDYNGDFRMAFGGVLEVKTSRELKVCGTIGPCVSLNSKGPCVSENEMGIGGTSQWKVCSINPSTTLAIYFEVVNQHNAPVPQGGRGAIQFVTQYQHSNTQRRIRVTTIARNWADAQSQIQHIESSFDQEAAAVLMARLGVFRAESEEGPDVLRWLDRQLIRLCQKFGQFNKDDPTSFKLSESLSLYPQFMFHLRRSPFLQVFNNSPDESSYYRHHFVRQDLTQSLIMIQPILYSYSFHGPPEPVLLDSSSILPDRILLMDTFFQLVIYHGETIAQWRKAGYQEMAEYENFKQLLQAPLDDAQEILQTRFPMPRYIDTEHGGSQARFLLSKVNPSQTHNNLYAWGQETGAPILTDDVSLQVFMDHLKKLAVSSSA